From Xenopus tropicalis strain Nigerian chromosome 3, UCB_Xtro_10.0, whole genome shotgun sequence, the proteins below share one genomic window:
- the LOC101734831 gene encoding homeobox protein siamois, with translation MTTDAELDQIIYTALTLQDDYPMLAPPPRNHNPSGMFHDLNPTQEKLQEALMELYSVLGFSQGPPMTRTLRNGGAESNTETPSSGISTKYQVYYQPTKSCKRPLYEEEQRASKKPRIQIDDHLPTANTRCRKRTIYSKEQTIFLHNQFDLNPYPDFVGRCHIAKVTGIPEPRIQVWFQNRRARHLPRPTCS, from the exons ATGACTACTGACGCTGAGCTTGACCAAATTATCTACACAGCACTCACCCTGCAAGATGACTATCCCATGTTGGCTCCACCCCCGAGGAACCACAACCCAAGTGGGATGTTCCATGATCTTAATCCAACCCAGGAAAAGCTGCAGGAGGCTCTAATGGAACTTTATTCTGTCTTGGGATTCTCACAAGGGCCTCCGATGACCAGAACCTTGAGGAACGGTGGAGCAGAATCCAATACGGAGACGCCGTCTTCTGGGATCAGCACCAAGTATCAAGTCTACTACCAACCAACCAAAAGCTGTAAAA GACCATTGTACGAAGAGGAGCAAAGGGCAAGTAAGAAACCCAGAATCCAAATAGACGATCACCTACCGACTGCCAACACCAGATGTAGAAAGAGAACCATTTATTCCAAGGAACAAACCATCTTCCTCCACAATCAATTTGATCTCAACCCCTATCCGGACTTTGTGGGCCGATGTCACATTGCCAAGGTAACCGGAATCCCCGAGCCCCGGATACAG GTTTGGTTCCAGAACAGAAGAGCGAGGCATCTTCCAAGACCAACATGTTCCTAG
- the sia2 gene encoding homeobox protein siamois: MTCDSELEQIIYTALTLQDDYPAFCPPPKDQDKSSSSLFGLIPDPLPGVENQGILQKTIWELYSVLGIPQDSFLNRSLKHHDLEPNKESLSTNNEISKGRKRPLYEEEQRESKKPKLEMDHYLPSARTRCRRRTIYSKEQTLFLQDQFDLNPYPDFVSRCHIAKITGIPEPRIQVWFQNRRARHLLRATGSQVPHGNTSLTEEEPRCFIYGEPQYPDMWG; encoded by the exons ATGACTTGCGACTCTGAACTTGAGCAGATCATCTACACAGCACTGACCCTACAAGATGACTATCCGGCATTTTGCCCACCACCGAAGGACCAAGACAAATCCAGCTCCAGCCTTTTTGGCCTGATTCCTGATCCTCTCCCAGGGGTGGAAAACCAGGGAATCCTGCAGAAGACTATATGGGAACTTTATTCTGTCCTTGGGATCCCACAGGATTCTTTTTTAAACAGAAGCTTGAAGCATCATGATCTAGAACCCAACAAGGAGTCACTATCCACTAACAATGAGATATCCAAGGGCCGTAAAC GGCCATTGTATGAAGAGGAGCAGAGGGAAAGCAAGAAGCCCAAATTAGAGATGGATCACTACCTGCCATCTGCTCGCACCAGGTGTAGGAGAAGAACCATTTATTCCAAGGAACAGACCCTCTTCCTACAGGATCAATTTGATCTCAACCCCTATCCGGACTTTGTGAGCAGATGCCACATTGCCAAGATAACTGGGATCCCGGAGCCCAGGATACAG GTTTGGTTCCAGAACAGAAGAGCCAGGCATCTGCTCAGAGCCACCGGTTCTCAGGTTCCCCATGGAAATACATCACTGACTGAAGAAGAACCCAGATGCTTCATCTACGGAGAACCTCAATATCCGGATATGTGGGGCTAA
- the LOC100490281 gene encoding flavin-containing monooxygenase FMO GS-OX-like 4 isoform X2, producing the protein MAPSAAGHVLIRGGINLMKMASGKLRVAVIGAGAAGLCCAHNLLARPSIYEAPVVFETTGQVGGTWVYTEGSETNSHVHSSMYRDLRTNLPKEIMEFPDFSFDPSVPSFPHHSKVLEYLEDYTDKLGIRPHIRFNCTVEVISPVLGDGDSVQVPWEVTFRTQGDAHPVTQRFEAVMVCAGHYSKPYIPDIAGMETFQGQVLHSHVYRYPEVFSSRSVVLLGSGPSGVDIAMELASYAKEVTLSHRGSPLQWTLPKNVSLAPAVVHAAPHTLTCSDGTELKADTLIFCTGYKYNYPFLVPARSNGHLASSQESLGANNNPQPFNLLEDDEFLGPDMGQGHLPPLYKHLIHARYPTLCFIGACKKVVPFPLFNCQALFFLAVLEGKCQLPRPSQMLSESREELKKHLRDGLPLKYLHRLERDQWKYNRCLEETAGFEPLPPVLEKIYEACKSFRKADPTSYRELNFQIVNKDQFRIISS; encoded by the exons ATGGCCCCGTCCGCTGCCGGTCACGTTTTAATTCGGGGTGG AATTAACCTCATGAAGATGGCCTCAGGGAAACTCCGAGTGGCTGTGATTGGAGCAGGCGCTGCTGGCCTGTGCTGTGCCCATAACCTCCTGGCGAGGCCTTCAATCTATGAAGCTCCAGTTGTATTTGAGACGACGGGGCAAGTGGGGGGCACCTGGGTGTATACAGAGGGTTCAGAGACCAACTCCCATGTCCACTCCAGCATGTACAGAGACCTCAG GACTAATCTGCCCAAAGAAATCATGGAGTTCCCCGATTTCAGCTTTGACCCCTCTGTCCCTTCATTCCCTCATCATTCCAAGGTGCTGGAGTACCTGGAGGATTACACAGACAAACTGGGAATACGCCCACACATACGG TTCAACTGCACGGTGGAGGTGATTTCTCCAGTACTGGGGGACGGGGATTCTGTACAGGTCCCGTGGGAGGTGACGTTCCGCACCCAGGGTGACGCGCATCCTGTGACGCAGAGGTTTGAGGCTGTGATGGTTTGTGCGGG ACACTACTCTAAGCCCTATATCCCAGACATCGCTGGAATGGAAACGTTTCAAG GCCAGGTTCTGCACAGTCATGTCTACCGGTACCCCGAGGTCTTCTCCTCCCGTTCCGTGGTTCTTTTGGGTTCAGGCCCTTCTGGGGTTGACATTGCCATGGAGCTGGCTTCCTATGCCAAGGAGGTCACGCTAAGCCACCGGGGTTCCCCCCTTCAGTGGACTCTGCCCAAAAATGTATCCTTGGCCCCTGCTGTGGTCCATGCTGCCCCCCATACTTTGACCTGTTCGGATGGGACTGAACTAAAGGCAGATACTTTAATATTCTGCACCGGGTACAAATACAACTACCCATTTCTGGTACCGGCAAGAAGTAATGGACATCTGGCATCTTCCCAGGAATCACTGGGTGCAAACAACAATCCCCAACCATTTAATCTATTGGAAGATGATGAGTTCTTAGGTCCAGATATGGGCCAAGGCCACCTCCCACCGCTCTACAAGCACCTGATCCATGCCCGTTATCCCACCTTGTGCTTTATTGGGGCTTGTAAAAAAGTCGTTCCCTTCCCGCTGTTCAACTGTCAGGCTCTGTTCTTCCTGGCGGTGCTCGAGGGTAAATGCCAGTTGCCCCGGCCCAGCCAAATGCTGTCGGAGTCCCGCGAAGAGCTGAAGAAACACCTGCGAGATGGACTGCCCCTTAAGTACTTGCACCGACTAGAAAGGGACCAGTGGAAGTATAACCGCTGCCTAGAGGAGACTGCGGGATTTGAACCCTTGCCCCCCGTGCTGGAGAAGATATACGAGGCCTGTAAGAGTTTTAGGAAAGCCGATCCTACATCCTACAGGGAACTCAACTTCCAGATCGTCAACAAAGATCAGTTTAGAATCATTTCCAGTTAG
- the LOC100490281 gene encoding flavin-containing monooxygenase FMO GS-OX-like 4 isoform X3, producing MKMASGKLRVAVIGAGAAGLCCAHNLLARPSIYEAPVVFETTGQVGGTWVYTEGSETNSHVHSSMYRDLRTNLPKEIMEFPDFSFDPSVPSFPHHSKVLEYLEDYTDKLGIRPHIRFNCTVEVISPVLGDGDSVQVPWEVTFRTQGDAHPVTQRFEAVMVCAGHYSKPYIPDIAGMETFQGQVLHSHVYRYPEVFSSRSVVLLGSGPSGVDIAMELASYAKEVTLSHRGSPLQWTLPKNVSLAPAVVHAAPHTLTCSDGTELKADTLIFCTGYKYNYPFLVPARSNGHLASSQESLGANNNPQPFNLLEDDEFLGPDMGQGHLPPLYKHLIHARYPTLCFIGACKKVVPFPLFNCQALFFLAVLEGKCQLPRPSQMLSESREELKKHLRDGLPLKYLHRLERDQWKYNRCLEETAGFEPLPPVLEKIYEACKSFRKADPTSYRELNFQIVNKDQFRIISS from the exons ATGAAGATGGCCTCAGGGAAACTCCGAGTGGCTGTGATTGGAGCAGGCGCTGCTGGCCTGTGCTGTGCCCATAACCTCCTGGCGAGGCCTTCAATCTATGAAGCTCCAGTTGTATTTGAGACGACGGGGCAAGTGGGGGGCACCTGGGTGTATACAGAGGGTTCAGAGACCAACTCCCATGTCCACTCCAGCATGTACAGAGACCTCAG GACTAATCTGCCCAAAGAAATCATGGAGTTCCCCGATTTCAGCTTTGACCCCTCTGTCCCTTCATTCCCTCATCATTCCAAGGTGCTGGAGTACCTGGAGGATTACACAGACAAACTGGGAATACGCCCACACATACGG TTCAACTGCACGGTGGAGGTGATTTCTCCAGTACTGGGGGACGGGGATTCTGTACAGGTCCCGTGGGAGGTGACGTTCCGCACCCAGGGTGACGCGCATCCTGTGACGCAGAGGTTTGAGGCTGTGATGGTTTGTGCGGG ACACTACTCTAAGCCCTATATCCCAGACATCGCTGGAATGGAAACGTTTCAAG GCCAGGTTCTGCACAGTCATGTCTACCGGTACCCCGAGGTCTTCTCCTCCCGTTCCGTGGTTCTTTTGGGTTCAGGCCCTTCTGGGGTTGACATTGCCATGGAGCTGGCTTCCTATGCCAAGGAGGTCACGCTAAGCCACCGGGGTTCCCCCCTTCAGTGGACTCTGCCCAAAAATGTATCCTTGGCCCCTGCTGTGGTCCATGCTGCCCCCCATACTTTGACCTGTTCGGATGGGACTGAACTAAAGGCAGATACTTTAATATTCTGCACCGGGTACAAATACAACTACCCATTTCTGGTACCGGCAAGAAGTAATGGACATCTGGCATCTTCCCAGGAATCACTGGGTGCAAACAACAATCCCCAACCATTTAATCTATTGGAAGATGATGAGTTCTTAGGTCCAGATATGGGCCAAGGCCACCTCCCACCGCTCTACAAGCACCTGATCCATGCCCGTTATCCCACCTTGTGCTTTATTGGGGCTTGTAAAAAAGTCGTTCCCTTCCCGCTGTTCAACTGTCAGGCTCTGTTCTTCCTGGCGGTGCTCGAGGGTAAATGCCAGTTGCCCCGGCCCAGCCAAATGCTGTCGGAGTCCCGCGAAGAGCTGAAGAAACACCTGCGAGATGGACTGCCCCTTAAGTACTTGCACCGACTAGAAAGGGACCAGTGGAAGTATAACCGCTGCCTAGAGGAGACTGCGGGATTTGAACCCTTGCCCCCCGTGCTGGAGAAGATATACGAGGCCTGTAAGAGTTTTAGGAAAGCCGATCCTACATCCTACAGGGAACTCAACTTCCAGATCGTCAACAAAGATCAGTTTAGAATCATTTCCAGTTAG
- the LOC100490281 gene encoding flavin-containing monooxygenase FMO GS-OX-like 4 isoform X1, protein MSDLRWDRGERINVQRERERERQEVLVPEGRINLMKMASGKLRVAVIGAGAAGLCCAHNLLARPSIYEAPVVFETTGQVGGTWVYTEGSETNSHVHSSMYRDLRTNLPKEIMEFPDFSFDPSVPSFPHHSKVLEYLEDYTDKLGIRPHIRFNCTVEVISPVLGDGDSVQVPWEVTFRTQGDAHPVTQRFEAVMVCAGHYSKPYIPDIAGMETFQGQVLHSHVYRYPEVFSSRSVVLLGSGPSGVDIAMELASYAKEVTLSHRGSPLQWTLPKNVSLAPAVVHAAPHTLTCSDGTELKADTLIFCTGYKYNYPFLVPARSNGHLASSQESLGANNNPQPFNLLEDDEFLGPDMGQGHLPPLYKHLIHARYPTLCFIGACKKVVPFPLFNCQALFFLAVLEGKCQLPRPSQMLSESREELKKHLRDGLPLKYLHRLERDQWKYNRCLEETAGFEPLPPVLEKIYEACKSFRKADPTSYRELNFQIVNKDQFRIISS, encoded by the exons ATGAGTGACTTGCGCTGGGACAGGGGTGAAAGGATCAATGTccaacgagagagagagagagagaggcaggaaGTGTTGGTGCCGGAGGGAAG AATTAACCTCATGAAGATGGCCTCAGGGAAACTCCGAGTGGCTGTGATTGGAGCAGGCGCTGCTGGCCTGTGCTGTGCCCATAACCTCCTGGCGAGGCCTTCAATCTATGAAGCTCCAGTTGTATTTGAGACGACGGGGCAAGTGGGGGGCACCTGGGTGTATACAGAGGGTTCAGAGACCAACTCCCATGTCCACTCCAGCATGTACAGAGACCTCAG GACTAATCTGCCCAAAGAAATCATGGAGTTCCCCGATTTCAGCTTTGACCCCTCTGTCCCTTCATTCCCTCATCATTCCAAGGTGCTGGAGTACCTGGAGGATTACACAGACAAACTGGGAATACGCCCACACATACGG TTCAACTGCACGGTGGAGGTGATTTCTCCAGTACTGGGGGACGGGGATTCTGTACAGGTCCCGTGGGAGGTGACGTTCCGCACCCAGGGTGACGCGCATCCTGTGACGCAGAGGTTTGAGGCTGTGATGGTTTGTGCGGG ACACTACTCTAAGCCCTATATCCCAGACATCGCTGGAATGGAAACGTTTCAAG GCCAGGTTCTGCACAGTCATGTCTACCGGTACCCCGAGGTCTTCTCCTCCCGTTCCGTGGTTCTTTTGGGTTCAGGCCCTTCTGGGGTTGACATTGCCATGGAGCTGGCTTCCTATGCCAAGGAGGTCACGCTAAGCCACCGGGGTTCCCCCCTTCAGTGGACTCTGCCCAAAAATGTATCCTTGGCCCCTGCTGTGGTCCATGCTGCCCCCCATACTTTGACCTGTTCGGATGGGACTGAACTAAAGGCAGATACTTTAATATTCTGCACCGGGTACAAATACAACTACCCATTTCTGGTACCGGCAAGAAGTAATGGACATCTGGCATCTTCCCAGGAATCACTGGGTGCAAACAACAATCCCCAACCATTTAATCTATTGGAAGATGATGAGTTCTTAGGTCCAGATATGGGCCAAGGCCACCTCCCACCGCTCTACAAGCACCTGATCCATGCCCGTTATCCCACCTTGTGCTTTATTGGGGCTTGTAAAAAAGTCGTTCCCTTCCCGCTGTTCAACTGTCAGGCTCTGTTCTTCCTGGCGGTGCTCGAGGGTAAATGCCAGTTGCCCCGGCCCAGCCAAATGCTGTCGGAGTCCCGCGAAGAGCTGAAGAAACACCTGCGAGATGGACTGCCCCTTAAGTACTTGCACCGACTAGAAAGGGACCAGTGGAAGTATAACCGCTGCCTAGAGGAGACTGCGGGATTTGAACCCTTGCCCCCCGTGCTGGAGAAGATATACGAGGCCTGTAAGAGTTTTAGGAAAGCCGATCCTACATCCTACAGGGAACTCAACTTCCAGATCGTCAACAAAGATCAGTTTAGAATCATTTCCAGTTAG
- the snapc2 gene encoding snRNA-activating protein complex subunit 2 isoform X1 has translation MKPPSRQRSAPVRYEIQGIHLRRTGPYRLAWTFKEKHELLKGLKAQKDKKEAEIPVQGRSQTEVASYISWLRGRAAREAIQTEYERWVHKRRSTCNQSPAPIDLWTDMARTVSEPAEEALTAAFSQMLTIAATEPISLKHSIPSRFPDGKTQSASHNDPQKSHGSVENSQRKEPLAEAPGLSASQPSPPLDDAEDQWTGLDYEKIYKYLSKAAKGEELPKLSKVESAVLLCLLHALPDQVQMLDWQPLASFLRQAYSSLNSMAQSSDSVTQENTGDGHASPEDSVDDQLCSVGNQSNQTAPPSAKDNSVGDHSTQNAAGDKDNLSCDPPTQKAALGDQHAPENPLRTTQENPLGEKSTVRDLSASNNTVTNPPNQNTAEDQPGPNWKELKFCPLNPFMIPLNLLKQKETEC, from the exons ATGAAGCCCCCCTCGCGCCAGCGTTCTGCGCCAGTCAGGTACGAAATCCAAGGCATCCATCTGAGACGGACCGGTCCCTACCGCCTGGCGTGGACGTTCAAAGAGAAACATGAGTTACTAAAGGGGCTGAAAGCGCAGAAGGATAAAAAGGAGGCCGAGATACCCGTCCAGGGGCGGAGCCAGACAGAG GTTGCTTCTTACATCTCGTGGCTGCGAGGCCGCGCTGCTCGGGAAGCCATACAGACGGAATATGAGCGCTGGGTGCACAAGAGGAGATCCACGTGTAATCAAAGCCCGGCCCCTATAGAT CTGTGGACGGATATGGCGCGCACCGTGTCAGAACCTGCAGAAGAAGCTTTAACGGCAGCTTTCTCCCAG ATGCTGACTATCGCAGCCACAGAGCCCATCAGCTTAAAACACTCGATCCCTAGTAGGTTTCCCGACGGCAAAACACAGTCCGCCTCTCACAATGACCCGCAAAAATCCCATGGATCGGTAGAAAATAGTCAAAGAAAGGAACCTCTAGCAGAGGCACCCGGACTCTCAGCATCTCAGCCCTCGCCGCCACTGGATGATGCCGAAGACCAATGGACAGGGCTGGACTATGAGAAGATTTACAAGTACCTATCGAAAGCTGCCAAAGGGGAAGAGCTGCCCAAACTCTCCAAAGTGG aaTCTGCTGTGCTGCTCTGTCTCCTTCACGCGCTCCCTGACCAAGTACAGATGCTTGATTGGCAGCCTCTCGCATCATTCCTCCGCCAAGCCTACTCAAGCCTCAACTCCATGGCACAATCCTCGGACTCTGTGACGCAGGAGAATACAGGCGATGGCCACGCTTCTCCAGAGGATTCAGTGGATGACCAGCTTTGTTCAGTGGGCAACCAGTCCAATCAGACTGCACCACCAAGTGCTAAGGACAACTCAGTAGGTGACCATTCCACCCAAAATGCAGCGGGAGATAAGGACAATCTATCATGTGACCCACCAACTCAGAAGGCTGCTTTGGGTGACCAACATGCTCCGGAAAATCCATTGCGGACCACTCAGGAGAATCCTCTGGGTGAAAAATCCACGGTGAGGGACCTTTCTGCTTCGAATAACACAGTGACGAATCCACCGAATCAGAACACAGCCGAGGACCAACCCGGTCCGAACTGGAAGGAGTTAAAGTTCTGTCCCTTAAACCCTTTTATGATCCCTTTGAACCTCCTGAAGCAGAAAGAGACGGAGTGCTAG
- the snapc2 gene encoding snRNA-activating protein complex subunit 2 (The RefSeq protein has 4 substitutions compared to this genomic sequence), which yields MKPPSRQRSAPVRYEIQGIHLRRTGPYRLAWTFKEKHELLKGLKAQKDKKEAEIPVQGRSQTEVASYISWLRGRAAREAIQTEYERWVHKRRSTCNQSPAPIDLWTDMARTVSEPAEEALTAAFSQMLTIAATEPISLKHSIPSRFPDGKTQSASHNDPQKSHGSVENSQRKEPLAEAPGLSASQPSPPLDDAEDQWTGLDYEKIYKYLSKAAKGEELPKLSKVESAVLLCLLHALPDQVQMLDWQPLVSFLRQAYSSLNSMAQSSDSVTQENTGDGHASPEDSVDDQLCSVGNQSNQTAPPSAKDNSVCDHSTQNAAGDKDNLSCDPPTQKAALGDQHAPENPLRPTQENPLGEKSTGRDLSASNNTVTNPPNQNTAEDQPGPNWKELKFCPLNPFMIPLNLLKQKETEC from the exons ATGAAGCCCCCCTCGCGCCAGCGTTCTGCGCCAGTCAGGTACGAAATCCAAGGCATCCATCTGAGACGGACCGGTCCCTACCGCCTGGCGTGGACGTTCAAAGAGAAACATGAGTTACTAAAGGGGCTGAAAGCGCAGAAGGATAAAAAGGAGGCCGAGATACCCGTCCAGGGGCGGAGCCAGACAGAG GTTGCTTCTTACATCTCGTGGCTGCGAGGCCGCGCTGCTCGGGAAGCCATACAGACGGAATATGAGCGCTGGGTGCACAAGAGGAGATCCACGTGTAATCAAAGCCCGGCCCCTATAGAT CTGTGGACGGATATGGCGCGCACCGTGTCAGAACCTGCAGAAGAAGCTTTAACGGCAGCTTTCTCCCAG ATGCTGACTATCGCAGCCACAGAGCCCATCAGCTTAAAACACTCGATCCCTAGTAGGTTTCCCGACGGCAAAACACAGTCCGCCTCTCACAATGACCCGCAAAAATCCCATGGATCGGTAGAAAATAGTCAAAGAAAGGAACCTCTAGCAGAGGCACCCGGACTCTCAGCATCTCAGCCCTCGCCGCCACTGGATGATGCCGAAGACCAATGGACAGGGCTGGACTATGAGAAGATTTACAAGTACCTATCGAAAGCTGCCAAAGGGGAAGAGCTGCCCAAACTCTCCAAAGTGG aaTCTGCTGTGCTGCTCTGTCTCCTTCACGCGCTCCCTGACCAAGTACAGATGCTTGATTGGCAGCCTCTCGCATCATTCCTCCGCCAAGCCTACTCAAGCCTCAACTCCATGGCACAATCCTCGGACTCTGTGACGCAGGAGAATACAGGCGATGGCCACGCTTCTCCAGAGGATTCAGTGGATGACCAGCTTTGTTCAGTGGGCAACCAGTCCAATCAGACTGCACCACCAAGTGCTAAGGACAACTCAGTAGGTGACCATTCCACCCAAAATGCAGCGGGAGATAAGGACAATCTATCATGTGACCCACCAACTCAGAAGGCTGCTTTGGGTGACCAACATGCTCCGGAAAATCCATTGCGGACCACTCAGGAGAATCCTCTGGGTGAAAAATCCACGGTGAGGGACCTTTCTGCTTCGAATAACACAGTGACGAATCCACCGAATCAGAACACAGCCGAGGACCAACCCGGTCCGAACTGGAAGGAGTTAAAGTTCTGTCCCTTAAACCCTTTTATGATCCCTTTGAACCTCCTGAAGCAGAAAGAGACGGAGTGCTAG